The following coding sequences lie in one Mesorhizobium sp. NZP2298 genomic window:
- a CDS encoding phosphoserine transaminase, giving the protein MTTHTKPGLRPANPNFSSGPCAKRPGWSVEALKNAALGRSHRAKIGKTKLEQAIELTREILQVPADYRIGIVPASDTGAVEMALWSLLGERGVDMVAWESFGSGWVTDVVKQLKLPDVRKLEAGYGELPDLTKIDFDRDVVFTWNGTTSGVRVPNGDFIPADRKGLTICDATSAAFAQRLDFEKLDVVTFSWQKVLGGEGAHGMLILSPRAVARLESYKPSWPLPKIFRLTSGGKLIEGIFKGETINTPSMLCVEDYLDALLWAKSIGGLDALVARADANAAVLDGFVGKSSWLGHLAALPATRSNTSVCLSFTDPDIAALDADGQAAFAKGLVSVLDKEGVAYDIGSYRDAPPGLRIWCGATVETSDLEALLPWLDWAFAAQKASLKAAA; this is encoded by the coding sequence ATGACGACGCATACGAAGCCCGGACTCCGTCCGGCAAACCCCAATTTCTCCTCAGGTCCCTGCGCAAAACGTCCCGGCTGGTCAGTCGAGGCGCTCAAAAACGCCGCGCTCGGCCGCTCCCACCGCGCCAAGATCGGCAAGACCAAGCTCGAACAGGCGATCGAGCTGACGCGCGAAATCCTCCAGGTCCCGGCGGACTACCGCATCGGCATCGTGCCGGCGTCCGACACCGGTGCGGTCGAGATGGCACTGTGGTCGCTGCTCGGCGAGCGCGGCGTCGACATGGTCGCCTGGGAAAGCTTTGGTTCCGGCTGGGTCACCGACGTGGTCAAGCAGTTGAAGCTGCCCGACGTGCGCAAGCTCGAGGCCGGCTACGGCGAATTGCCGGATCTCACCAAGATCGACTTCGACCGCGACGTGGTCTTCACCTGGAACGGCACGACGTCGGGCGTGCGCGTGCCGAACGGCGATTTCATTCCCGCCGATCGCAAGGGCCTGACCATTTGCGACGCGACTTCGGCCGCCTTCGCGCAGAGGCTCGATTTCGAAAAGCTCGATGTCGTCACCTTCTCCTGGCAGAAGGTGCTGGGCGGCGAGGGTGCGCATGGCATGCTGATCCTGTCGCCACGTGCGGTTGCGCGACTGGAGAGCTACAAGCCCTCATGGCCGCTGCCGAAAATCTTCCGCCTGACCTCGGGCGGCAAGCTGATCGAAGGCATTTTCAAGGGCGAGACCATCAACACGCCGTCGATGCTGTGCGTCGAGGACTATCTCGACGCACTCCTCTGGGCGAAGTCGATCGGCGGTCTTGATGCCCTGGTCGCAAGGGCGGATGCCAATGCGGCGGTTCTCGATGGCTTTGTCGGCAAATCGTCCTGGCTGGGCCATCTCGCCGCCCTGCCGGCGACGCGGTCGAATACTTCGGTCTGCCTGTCCTTCACCGATCCGGATATCGCGGCGCTCGACGCCGACGGACAGGCGGCTTTCGCCAAGGGTCTTGTCTCAGTGCTCGACAAGGAAGGGGTCGCCTACGACATCGGCTCCTACCGCGACGCGCCTCCTGGCCTTCGCATCTGGTGTGGCGCGACCGTCGAGACCTCCGATCTCGAAGCGCTGCTGCCATGGCTCGACTGGGCCTTCGCGGCACAGAAGGCTTCGCTGAAAGCGGCTGCCTGA
- a CDS encoding outer membrane protein: MTLTSRIVLALAGFGFLPLTPALAADYDPPIYVDQAPDYVPVEVGSGWYLRGDVSYLVQKSFKNDDFAFTPASFSEKDDPIFASIGFGYHFNDYLRADLNLGYLPGNKIGVGYDDSGTTAAYTQASAALKNYAYSLMLNGYVDLGTYVGITPYVGGGVGIVQSTSKLSASYFTNNSDPTDDFVQSDDRTKYSLAYTLNAGLAYQVTKNVSVDLGYQYFSAPNAEYVTAESLTSYPIKKGISNHQVKLGLRYDLW, translated from the coding sequence ATGACACTCACATCGCGTATCGTGCTGGCGCTTGCCGGATTCGGGTTTTTGCCGCTGACGCCAGCATTGGCCGCCGACTATGATCCGCCGATCTATGTCGACCAGGCGCCCGACTATGTACCGGTCGAGGTCGGCTCGGGCTGGTATCTGCGCGGCGATGTCTCGTACCTGGTGCAGAAGAGCTTCAAGAACGATGATTTCGCCTTCACGCCGGCGAGCTTCAGTGAAAAGGACGATCCGATCTTTGCGAGCATCGGCTTCGGCTACCATTTCAACGACTATCTGCGTGCCGATCTCAATCTCGGCTATCTGCCCGGCAACAAGATTGGCGTCGGCTATGACGATTCGGGGACCACGGCAGCTTACACTCAGGCGTCGGCCGCCCTGAAGAATTATGCGTACTCGCTCATGCTCAATGGCTATGTCGACCTTGGCACCTATGTCGGGATTACGCCCTATGTGGGCGGCGGCGTCGGTATCGTGCAGAGCACGAGCAAGCTTTCGGCGAGCTATTTCACCAACAATAGCGATCCTACCGACGATTTCGTCCAGAGCGATGACAGGACGAAATATTCCCTCGCCTATACGCTGAATGCGGGCCTTGCCTACCAGGTGACGAAGAACGTTTCCGTCGATCTGGGCTATCAGTATTTCTCCGCCCCGAATGCCGAGTATGTGACGGCCGAAAGCCTGACCTCCTATCCGATCAAAAAGGGGATCAGCAATCACCAGGTCAAGCTCGGGCTGCGCTACGATCTCTGGTAG
- the serA gene encoding phosphoglycerate dehydrogenase, translating to MAPRVLVSDKLSPTAVQIFKDRGVEVDYLPDLGKDKEKLLEVIGQYDGLAIRSATKVTEKLINAATRLKVIGRAGIGVDNVDIPAASRKGIIVMNTPFGNSITTAEHAVAMIFALARQIPEANASTHAGKWEKNRFMGVEITGKTLGVIGCGNIGSIVATRGVGLKMHVVAFDPFLSDKRAEELGVDKVELDELFARADFITLHTPLTDKTRNIIDAGAIAKMKNGVRIINCARGGLVVEADLIAALKSGKVAGAGIDVFEVEPAEQNPLFGMENVVATPHLGASTAEAQENVALQVAEQMSDYLIKGAVSNAINMPSITAEEAPRLKPFVKLAEVLGAFVGQVTEDPIKEVEILFDGSTATMNTRALISAALAGLIRPQVADVNMVSAPIMVKERGIIVAEVKRDKSGVFDGYIKLTVKTEHMTRSIAGTCFSDGKPRFIQIKGINLDAEVGQHMLYTTNADAPGIIGLLGTVCGENGVNIANFQLGRNRPGGDAIALLYLDAPFPEKVLEQVRAHKSIDSAKRLQFDVGGI from the coding sequence ATGGCGCCCCGTGTTCTCGTCTCTGACAAACTCTCTCCCACCGCCGTGCAGATATTCAAGGATCGCGGCGTCGAGGTCGACTACCTGCCCGATCTCGGCAAGGACAAGGAAAAGCTGCTCGAGGTTATCGGCCAGTATGACGGCCTCGCGATCCGCTCGGCGACCAAGGTCACCGAAAAGCTGATCAACGCCGCCACCAGGCTCAAGGTCATCGGACGCGCCGGCATCGGCGTCGACAATGTCGATATCCCGGCGGCGAGCCGCAAGGGTATCATCGTGATGAACACGCCCTTCGGCAATTCGATCACGACGGCCGAACACGCCGTGGCGATGATCTTCGCGCTCGCCCGACAGATCCCGGAAGCCAACGCCTCGACCCATGCCGGCAAGTGGGAGAAGAACCGCTTCATGGGCGTCGAGATCACCGGCAAGACGCTGGGCGTCATCGGCTGCGGCAACATCGGGTCGATCGTCGCCACGCGTGGCGTCGGCTTGAAGATGCATGTCGTTGCCTTCGACCCGTTCCTCTCGGACAAGCGCGCCGAGGAACTCGGCGTCGACAAGGTGGAACTCGACGAACTCTTCGCCCGCGCGGACTTCATCACGTTGCACACGCCGCTGACCGACAAGACGCGCAACATCATCGATGCCGGGGCAATCGCCAAGATGAAGAACGGCGTGCGCATCATCAATTGCGCCCGCGGCGGACTGGTCGTCGAGGCCGATCTGATCGCGGCGCTGAAGAGCGGCAAGGTGGCGGGCGCCGGCATCGACGTGTTCGAGGTCGAACCGGCAGAGCAGAACCCCCTGTTCGGCATGGAAAACGTGGTGGCCACGCCGCATCTCGGTGCCTCGACGGCGGAAGCGCAGGAGAACGTCGCGCTGCAGGTCGCCGAACAGATGTCGGATTACCTGATCAAGGGCGCCGTCTCCAATGCCATCAACATGCCTTCGATCACGGCGGAAGAAGCGCCGCGGCTGAAGCCGTTCGTCAAGCTCGCCGAAGTGCTCGGCGCCTTTGTCGGCCAGGTCACCGAGGATCCGATCAAGGAGGTCGAGATCCTGTTCGACGGCTCGACCGCGACGATGAACACGCGCGCACTGATCAGTGCCGCCCTTGCCGGGCTGATCCGGCCGCAGGTCGCCGACGTCAACATGGTTTCAGCGCCGATCATGGTGAAGGAGCGCGGCATCATCGTCGCCGAGGTCAAGCGGGACAAGTCGGGCGTATTCGACGGGTACATCAAGCTCACCGTCAAGACCGAGCACATGACGCGCTCGATCGCCGGCACCTGCTTCTCCGACGGCAAGCCGCGCTTCATCCAGATCAAGGGCATCAACCTCGACGCCGAGGTCGGCCAGCACATGCTCTACACGACCAATGCCGACGCGCCAGGCATCATCGGCCTGCTCGGCACGGTGTGTGGCGAGAATGGCGTCAACATCGCCAACTTCCAGCTTGGCCGTAACCGGCCGGGCGGCGACGCCATCGCGCTGCTCTATCTCGATGCGCCGTTCCCGGAGAAGGTGCTGGAGCAGGTGCGGGCGCACAAGTCGATCGACTCGGCCAAGCGGCTGCAGTTCGACGTGGGCGGGATCTGA
- the ftsH gene encoding ATP-dependent zinc metalloprotease FtsH, whose product MNPNYRNLALWAIIAVLLIALFNLFQTPQTRGASSDVPYSQFLQDVAAGRVKTVTIAGARITGTYTDNSSGFQTYSPGDPQLVSRLQDKNVTINARPETDGSNSLFGYLISWLPMILILGVWIFFMRQMQSGSGRAMGFGKSKAKLLTEAHGRVTFQDVAGVDEAKEDLEEIVEFLRDPQKFQRLGGKIPRGVLLVGPPGTGKTLLARSVAGEANVPFFTISGSDFVEMFVGVGASRVRDMFDQAKKNAPCIIFIDEIDAVGRHRGAGLGGGNDEREQTLNQLLVEMDGFESNESIILIAATNRPDVLDPALLRPGRFDRQVVVPNPDIVGREKILKVHVRNVPLAPNVDLKVVARGTPGFSGADLMNLVNESALMAARRNKRLVTMAEFEDAKDKIMMGAERRSSAMTQAEKELTAYHEAGHAILALNVPSADPLHKATIIPRGRALGMVMQLPEGDRYSMSYKYMISRLAIMMGGRVAEEFKFGKENITSGASSDIEQATKLARAMVTRWGFSDKLGHVAYGDNQEEVFLGHSVARTQNISEETAQIIDAEVRRLIDEAYVSAKSILTKKKKEWIALAQGLLEYETLSGEEIKQLIAGNKPSRDLGDDTPPSRGSAVPKSGGRRKKGPEPEGGMEPQPSS is encoded by the coding sequence ATGAATCCGAACTATCGCAACCTCGCGCTCTGGGCGATCATAGCGGTCCTGCTCATCGCTCTCTTCAATCTGTTCCAGACGCCGCAGACGCGTGGGGCTTCGAGCGATGTGCCTTATTCGCAGTTCCTGCAGGATGTCGCGGCCGGCCGGGTCAAGACGGTGACCATCGCGGGGGCCCGCATCACCGGCACCTACACCGACAATTCCAGCGGCTTCCAGACCTATTCGCCCGGCGATCCCCAACTGGTGTCGCGGCTGCAGGACAAGAACGTCACCATCAATGCTCGGCCTGAAACCGACGGTTCCAATTCGCTGTTCGGCTACCTGATCTCGTGGCTGCCGATGATTCTCATCCTCGGCGTCTGGATATTCTTCATGCGCCAGATGCAATCCGGATCCGGTCGCGCCATGGGTTTCGGCAAGTCGAAGGCCAAGCTTCTGACGGAGGCGCATGGACGCGTCACCTTCCAGGACGTCGCCGGCGTCGATGAGGCCAAGGAAGATTTGGAAGAGATCGTCGAGTTCCTGCGCGACCCGCAGAAGTTCCAGCGCCTCGGCGGCAAGATTCCGCGCGGCGTGCTGCTGGTCGGCCCTCCCGGCACCGGCAAGACGCTGCTTGCCCGCTCGGTCGCCGGCGAAGCCAACGTGCCGTTCTTCACCATTTCCGGTTCGGACTTCGTCGAGATGTTCGTCGGCGTCGGCGCATCCCGTGTGCGTGACATGTTCGACCAGGCCAAGAAGAATGCGCCCTGCATCATCTTCATCGACGAAATCGATGCCGTCGGCCGCCATCGCGGCGCCGGCCTCGGCGGCGGCAATGACGAACGCGAGCAGACGCTGAACCAGTTGCTGGTCGAGATGGATGGTTTCGAATCCAACGAAAGCATCATCCTGATCGCGGCCACCAACCGTCCCGATGTGCTCGATCCGGCGCTGCTCAGGCCGGGCCGTTTCGACCGTCAGGTGGTTGTGCCGAACCCCGACATCGTCGGCCGCGAGAAGATCCTCAAGGTGCATGTTCGCAACGTTCCGCTGGCGCCCAATGTCGACCTCAAGGTCGTCGCGCGCGGCACGCCGGGCTTCTCCGGTGCCGACCTGATGAACCTGGTCAACGAATCCGCGCTGATGGCGGCGCGGCGCAACAAGCGCCTCGTCACCATGGCCGAGTTCGAGGACGCCAAGGACAAGATCATGATGGGCGCCGAGCGTCGCTCGTCGGCCATGACCCAGGCCGAGAAGGAGCTGACCGCCTATCACGAGGCCGGCCACGCCATCCTGGCGCTCAACGTGCCGTCGGCTGATCCGCTGCACAAGGCCACCATCATCCCGCGTGGCCGCGCGCTCGGGATGGTCATGCAGTTGCCGGAAGGCGACCGCTATTCGATGAGCTACAAGTACATGATCTCGCGCCTCGCCATCATGATGGGGGGCCGCGTCGCCGAGGAGTTCAAGTTCGGCAAGGAGAACATCACCTCGGGCGCTTCCTCGGACATCGAGCAGGCGACCAAGCTGGCGCGCGCCATGGTCACGCGCTGGGGCTTCTCCGACAAGCTCGGCCATGTCGCCTATGGCGACAACCAGGAAGAGGTGTTCCTCGGCCATTCGGTGGCGCGCACGCAGAACATCTCGGAAGAAACCGCTCAGATCATCGACGCCGAGGTGCGCCGTTTGATCGACGAGGCCTATGTCTCGGCCAAATCCATTCTGACCAAGAAGAAGAAGGAATGGATCGCGCTGGCGCAAGGCCTACTCGAATACGAGACGCTGTCTGGCGAAGAGATCAAGCAGCTGATCGCGGGCAACAAGCCCTCGCGCGACCTCGGCGATGACACGCCGCCGAGCCGTGGCTCGGCCGTGCCGAAGTCCGGTGGTCGCCGCAAGAAGGGCCCCGAGCCCGAAGGCGGCATGGAACCTCAGCCGTCGAGCTGA
- the glmM gene encoding phosphoglucosamine mutase, with the protein MAGNYFGTDGIRGRANKFPMTAEIAMRVGMAAGLSFQRGSHRHRVVLGKDTRLSGYMIENAMVAGLCAAGMDVFLLGPIPTPAVAMLVRSLRADIGVMISASHNPYYDNGIKLFGPDGYKLSDEIEERIESMLDKDIELSLADSDGLGRAKRVDGVHDRYIEFAKRTLPRSMSLSGLRIVVDCANGAAYKVAPEALWELGAEVVAINVEPNGFNINKECGSTHPAGLQKKVHEVRADIGIALDGDADRVVIVDENGAIVDGDQIMALIAESWHQSGRLAGGGVVSTVMSNLGLERFLGDMKLQLHRTKVGDRYVVEHMRAHGLNVGGEQSGHIVLSDFSTTGDGLVSALQVLACIKRQGRPVSELSKKFEPVPQLLKNVRIAGGKPLEEAPVKAAIEDARNRLGKAGRLVIRPSGTEPLIRVMAEGDDPQLVEAVVNDIVEVISETRSAA; encoded by the coding sequence ATGGCAGGGAATTACTTCGGCACGGACGGCATTCGCGGACGCGCCAACAAGTTTCCGATGACCGCTGAAATCGCCATGCGTGTCGGCATGGCTGCCGGCCTTTCGTTCCAGCGCGGCAGCCACCGCCATCGTGTCGTTCTCGGCAAGGACACCAGGCTTTCCGGCTACATGATCGAGAATGCCATGGTCGCCGGTCTTTGCGCCGCCGGCATGGATGTGTTCCTGCTCGGCCCGATCCCCACGCCGGCTGTCGCGATGCTGGTGCGTTCACTGCGCGCCGATATCGGTGTCATGATCTCGGCATCGCACAACCCCTATTACGACAACGGCATCAAGCTCTTCGGGCCAGACGGGTACAAACTCTCCGACGAGATCGAAGAGCGCATCGAGAGCATGCTCGACAAGGATATCGAACTCTCACTCGCCGATTCCGACGGGCTTGGCCGGGCCAAGCGCGTCGACGGCGTGCATGACCGCTACATTGAATTCGCCAAGCGCACCTTGCCGCGCTCCATGTCGCTTTCGGGTCTGCGGATTGTCGTCGATTGCGCCAACGGCGCGGCCTACAAGGTGGCGCCCGAGGCGCTGTGGGAGCTTGGCGCCGAAGTCGTGGCCATCAACGTCGAACCCAACGGCTTCAACATCAACAAGGAATGCGGCTCGACCCATCCGGCCGGCCTGCAGAAAAAGGTGCATGAAGTGCGCGCCGATATCGGCATCGCACTCGACGGCGATGCCGACCGGGTCGTCATCGTCGACGAGAATGGCGCGATCGTCGATGGCGACCAGATCATGGCCCTGATCGCCGAGTCCTGGCACCAGAGCGGACGGCTTGCCGGTGGCGGCGTCGTGTCGACGGTGATGTCCAATCTGGGCCTCGAACGCTTCCTCGGCGACATGAAGCTGCAACTGCACCGCACCAAGGTCGGCGACCGCTATGTCGTGGAACATATGCGCGCGCATGGGCTCAATGTCGGCGGTGAACAGTCGGGCCACATCGTGCTGTCGGATTTCTCGACCACCGGTGACGGCCTCGTATCGGCGCTGCAGGTGCTGGCCTGCATCAAGCGCCAGGGCCGTCCGGTCAGCGAACTGTCGAAGAAGTTCGAGCCGGTGCCGCAACTCTTGAAGAATGTCCGTATCGCCGGCGGCAAGCCGCTCGAGGAGGCTCCGGTCAAGGCCGCGATCGAGGATGCACGCAACCGTCTCGGCAAGGCCGGGCGGCTGGTCATCCGTCCGTCCGGCACCGAGCCGCTGATCCGGGTCATGGCCGAGGGCGACGATCCGCAGTTGGTCGAGGCGGTCGTCAACGACATCGTCGAAGTCATATCGGAAACCCGCAGCGCCGCCTGA
- a CDS encoding outer membrane protein produces MFNTARKTLLALLFAGSAGPVFAADLPEPQVEEAPPQAVYEQPAEVGGWYIRGDLDYHKSDVRGIDYTTYTVDPITTIITPGDRSFDFGKLKGSFSLGAGVGYKINDHLRADVTADYWFKSDFNGGTSDLLTTSTEVSKMSALLLLANAYVDIGTWHGITPYVGAGIGGARVKWDTVYDPNTTETNPGASNWRFAYALMAGASYCLTDKVILDAGYRFSHIQGGRMFEWDASSSGPGYDRGFNTHEVRGGLRYQFGGNNGCSAPVVAYQPEPEPIYTK; encoded by the coding sequence ATGTTCAATACAGCAAGAAAGACACTGCTCGCGCTGCTGTTTGCGGGCTCGGCCGGACCAGTGTTCGCAGCCGACCTGCCAGAGCCGCAGGTCGAAGAAGCGCCGCCGCAGGCTGTCTACGAGCAGCCGGCAGAGGTCGGCGGCTGGTATATCCGTGGAGATCTCGACTACCACAAGTCTGATGTGCGCGGCATCGACTACACTACCTACACCGTAGATCCCATCACCACCATCATCACGCCTGGCGACCGGAGTTTTGATTTCGGCAAGCTCAAGGGCAGTTTCTCGCTCGGAGCCGGCGTCGGCTACAAGATCAATGATCATCTGCGCGCGGATGTGACCGCCGACTACTGGTTCAAGTCTGACTTCAATGGCGGTACTTCGGATCTCCTGACGACATCGACCGAGGTGTCGAAGATGAGCGCCCTGCTGCTGTTGGCCAATGCCTATGTCGATATCGGCACCTGGCATGGCATCACGCCCTATGTCGGCGCTGGTATCGGTGGCGCGCGCGTCAAGTGGGATACCGTCTACGACCCGAATACCACCGAGACCAATCCCGGAGCATCCAACTGGCGCTTCGCTTACGCTCTGATGGCCGGTGCTTCCTACTGCCTGACCGACAAGGTCATCCTCGATGCAGGTTACCGCTTCTCCCATATCCAGGGCGGCCGCATGTTCGAATGGGATGCGAGCAGCTCCGGTCCTGGCTACGACCGCGGCTTCAACACCCACGAGGTGCGAGGCGGCCTGCGCTATCAGTTCGGCGGCAACAATGGGTGCAGTGCACCGGTGGTTGCCTACCAGCCCGAACCTGAGCCGATCTACACCAAGTAA